One genomic window of Streptomyces spiramyceticus includes the following:
- a CDS encoding LysR substrate-binding domain-containing protein yields the protein MTGSEATPSFRLAYVPGVTPTKWVRIWNERLPDVPLTLVAVSAAEACDVLRGRSADAGFVRLPVDREVLSAIPLYTETSVVVVPKDHVVASVDEVSAEDLADDIVLHPLDDTLDWERRPGVPAKERPATTADAVELVAAGVGLLVVPQSLARLHHRKDLTYRPVSDAPQSGVALSWPQDETTDLVEHLIGIVRGRTVNSTRGRPVTPAEPKRKSPDTRGARRKPAAGKSTGKPTGKSLRSASGSPKGGKRGKPRRRS from the coding sequence GTGACAGGCTCGGAAGCAACCCCTTCGTTCCGGCTGGCGTACGTCCCGGGAGTGACGCCCACGAAGTGGGTGCGGATCTGGAACGAGCGACTGCCCGACGTCCCACTGACTCTCGTCGCGGTGTCCGCCGCCGAAGCGTGCGACGTGCTGCGGGGGCGCAGTGCCGACGCCGGTTTCGTACGGCTGCCGGTGGACCGGGAAGTCCTCAGCGCGATCCCCCTCTACACCGAGACGTCGGTCGTCGTGGTCCCGAAGGACCACGTTGTGGCGTCCGTCGACGAGGTGTCCGCCGAGGATCTGGCCGACGACATCGTGCTGCATCCCCTCGACGACACCCTCGACTGGGAGCGCCGGCCGGGAGTGCCCGCGAAGGAACGCCCCGCCACGACGGCGGACGCCGTCGAACTGGTGGCGGCGGGTGTGGGGCTGCTCGTCGTCCCGCAGTCGCTCGCCCGGCTGCACCACCGCAAGGACCTCACATACCGGCCGGTCTCGGACGCCCCCCAGTCGGGCGTCGCGCTGTCGTGGCCGCAGGACGAAACCACCGACCTGGTGGAGCACCTCATCGGGATCGTCCGTGGGCGGACCGTCAACAGCACACGGGGCCGCCCCGTGACCCCGGCGGAGCCGAAGCGAAAGAGCCCCGATACGCGCGGCGCACGGCGGAAACCCGCAGCCGGGAAGTCGACCGGCAAGCCGACCGGCAAGAGCCTCCGGAGTGCATCCGGCAGCCCTAAAGGCGGCAAGCGCGGCAAACCCCGCCGCCGGTCGTAG
- a CDS encoding antibiotic biosynthesis monooxygenase: protein MEEHFVWVTTRRIRPDTLEDFETAWRPGPFPQGLLRAFAYWSEDGQEITGVSFWESEEACDAWRASDAERRRREAMAPYVVTEREGFYRGGELAVPVR, encoded by the coding sequence ATGGAGGAGCACTTCGTCTGGGTGACAACGCGCCGCATCAGGCCGGACACCTTGGAGGATTTCGAGACAGCATGGCGGCCCGGCCCGTTCCCGCAGGGCCTGCTCCGCGCCTTCGCGTACTGGTCAGAGGACGGGCAGGAGATCACCGGGGTGTCGTTCTGGGAATCCGAGGAAGCGTGCGACGCCTGGCGGGCCTCCGACGCGGAGAGGCGGCGCCGTGAGGCCATGGCCCCGTACGTCGTCACGGAACGGGAAGGCTTCTATCGCGGCGGCGAACTCGCCGTCCCCGTACGGTAG